In Miscanthus floridulus cultivar M001 chromosome 5, ASM1932011v1, whole genome shotgun sequence, one genomic interval encodes:
- the LOC136451708 gene encoding uncharacterized protein, with product MALRRALGWSEGEVMRPESKPCSRLMRQTAGIFSVGGGLAFWVLCRLHYGPRITVPRSLRWASCGAVSMSATSALLVRLFSPECEPQNIAAFDKPELKAE from the exons ATGGCACTGCGACGGGCACTAGGATGGTCGGAAGGGGAGGTTATGCGACCAGAGTCAAAGCCCTGCTCCCGGTTGATGCGGCAGACTGCTGGCATCTTCTCTGTTGGTGGTGGTCTGGCTTTCTGGGTGCTCTGCCGCCTTCACTATG GTCCAAGAATAACTGTTCCAAGGAGTCTCAGGTGGGCGTCATGCGGAGCAGTCTCTATGAGCGCGACATCAGCCTTGCTTGTGCGGCTCTTTAGCCCAGAGTGTGAACCTCAAAACATAGCTGCCTTTGACAAACCTGAACTAAAGGCCGAATAG